A genomic segment from Triticum dicoccoides isolate Atlit2015 ecotype Zavitan chromosome 1A, WEW_v2.0, whole genome shotgun sequence encodes:
- the LOC119354254 gene encoding RING-H2 finger protein ATL74-like gives MGRPDSEAPTSSIAAGLAALQDHADGHGGGAAAPSGPGSAFDTNVVIILAALFFALLFAIGLNSLARCALRYVGIGTAVAAGQPGATARVACSGGGIKRRVLRSLPVEVYGSGEDIDDVCAICLGEFVDGEKVRVLPQCGHGFHVRCVDAWLVSHSSCPTCRRPVIDGSPAKGDDGGSQCPAENSTITVVIV, from the coding sequence ATGGGTCGCCCTGATTCGGAGGCGCCGACGTCGAGCATCGCCGCGGGGCTAGCTGCTCTCCAAGACCACGCCGATGGAcacgggggaggcgcggcggcgccgTCGGGTCCAGGCTCGGCCTTCGACACCAACGTGGTGATCATCCTCGCCGCGCTCTTCTTCGCTCTGCTGTTCGCCATCGGGCTCAACTCGCTGGCGCGGTGCGCGCTCCGGTACGTGGGGATTGGAACCGCGGTCGCAGCCGGCCAGCCCGGGGCGACGGCGCGGGTGGCCTGCAGCGGCGGCGGCATCAAGAGGCGCGTGCTCAGGAGCCTCCCCGTGGAAGTGTACGGCTCCGGGGAGGACATCGACGACGTGTGCGCCATATGCCTCGGCGAGTTCGTCGACGGCGAGAAGGTGCGCGTGCTGCCGCAGTGCGGCCACGGGTTCCACGTCCGGTGCGTCGACGCATGGCTGGTGTCCCACAGCTCGTGTCCGACGTGCAGGCGGCCGGTGATCGACGGCTCTCCCGCGAAGGGCGACGACGGCGGCAGCCAGTGCCCCGCAGAGAACAGCACGATCACTGTGGTCATCGTGTGA